A single Streptomyces sp. Edi2 DNA region contains:
- a CDS encoding right-handed parallel beta-helix repeat-containing protein, which produces MSRQLLRVDPDGTDGFRTIGEALAQARTGAVIRVKPGRYRENLTVKTRVTIVADGERGSVEICPARGTAVVLVADAVMLTDLMLRGGSEDLPVVDAPRGQVAMDGCTVVGSGWTAVLARETGSLAMRDCRVSNPEGAGVVDTAPTDSVVADCLIEHLGTSGVVLGEQARTTVRDCRIRGAQGNGVLANGEAQGRVENCDISGTEKPAIALEGRSATRVVRTTAHDTSVGVYVTSGSRPILEEVTVTDTSGPGIVLAQGADPELLRCGTARTKGNGLAVTERSRGVLEGCRFDTAAVAAIRVTGSSAPLLTGTTVRECADKTAAVLLAEDSSAEFDRLEVLDASGVGVSIRTGANPLLSKARITGAGGHGVEVLEDGRGRLHGCTVERSEGAGVHIAGGGAPELADTVLRSTGQAGVHIGSGGRGTVRDCEIDAVHAAGLHVDSGGELTASRTHVTGSGAHGLLVANGGRAALDGCQLSGSTGDGARIDSSEQVTLTDCAVRDNRGAGLKQTRATERLTVEGLNSSGNTAPDSWGESAGDLAAEGAGSGSGQQRAQGPLAELESLIGLGDVKHQVRTLINLNQLAQRRASLGMPAPPMSRHLVFSGPPGTGKTTVARLYGGILAELGVLPSGHLVEVSRADLVAQVIGGTAIKTTEAFNEAIGGVLFVDEAYTLLSDGKGSGADFGREAIDTLLKLMEDHREDVVVIVAGYTEEIASFLTSNPGLASRFTRTIEFANYSVAELVTITESMCEAHRYALDPGTLDALARHYERMPRDAGFGNGRAARQVFEEMVDRQAYRLGSLDNPAEADLSLLLPEDVADQAAAAQAADGRGSAELLAELDAMIGLHAVKQEVTDLVNLLSATRQRQAVGLPVPKISHHLVFSGPPGTGKTTIARLYADLLHSLGVLSSGRLVEVARADLVGRYVGHTAQLTKEAFDSALGGVLFIDEAYTLTPENAGSDFGREAVDTLLKLMEDHRDEIVVIVAGYTEEMHRFLASNPGLASRFARTVEFGNYSTDELVEIMSRYATGSGYDCAPETLEALRAYLDRLPRDRSFGNARTSRQTLEAMMTRQARRIGAIAAPSLDDLRLLLPSDLPQETRLTTG; this is translated from the coding sequence GTGTCACGGCAGTTGCTCAGGGTCGACCCGGACGGGACGGACGGTTTCCGGACGATCGGCGAGGCCCTGGCGCAGGCGCGCACCGGAGCCGTCATCCGCGTCAAGCCCGGCCGCTACCGGGAGAACCTCACCGTCAAGACCCGGGTGACCATCGTCGCCGACGGCGAGCGCGGCAGCGTGGAGATCTGCCCGGCGCGCGGCACCGCCGTCGTGCTGGTGGCCGACGCCGTGATGCTCACCGACCTGATGCTGCGCGGCGGCAGCGAGGACCTGCCGGTGGTGGACGCGCCGCGCGGCCAGGTCGCCATGGACGGCTGCACCGTGGTGGGTTCGGGCTGGACCGCGGTCCTGGCCCGGGAGACCGGCTCGCTGGCGATGCGCGACTGCCGGGTCTCCAACCCGGAGGGCGCCGGCGTGGTGGACACCGCGCCCACCGACAGCGTCGTCGCCGACTGCCTGATCGAGCACCTGGGCACCTCCGGCGTCGTCCTCGGCGAACAGGCCCGTACCACGGTGCGCGACTGCCGGATCCGGGGCGCGCAGGGCAACGGCGTGCTGGCCAACGGCGAGGCGCAGGGCCGGGTGGAGAACTGCGATATCTCCGGCACCGAGAAGCCGGCCATCGCCCTGGAGGGCCGGTCCGCCACCCGCGTGGTGCGCACCACCGCGCACGACACCTCGGTGGGCGTCTACGTGACCAGCGGCTCCCGGCCCATCCTGGAAGAGGTCACGGTCACCGACACCAGCGGCCCCGGCATCGTGCTGGCCCAGGGCGCCGACCCGGAGCTGCTGCGCTGCGGTACCGCGCGGACCAAGGGCAACGGGCTGGCGGTGACGGAGCGCTCCCGGGGCGTCCTGGAAGGCTGCAGGTTCGACACCGCCGCCGTCGCCGCGATCCGGGTGACCGGGTCCAGCGCCCCGCTGCTCACCGGCACCACCGTGCGCGAGTGCGCCGACAAGACGGCCGCCGTCCTGCTGGCCGAGGACTCCTCGGCGGAGTTCGACCGCCTGGAGGTGCTGGACGCGTCCGGCGTCGGCGTCTCCATCCGCACCGGCGCCAACCCCCTGCTGAGCAAGGCCCGGATCACCGGCGCCGGCGGCCACGGAGTGGAGGTCCTGGAGGACGGCCGCGGCCGGCTGCACGGCTGCACGGTCGAGCGCTCCGAGGGCGCCGGCGTGCACATCGCGGGCGGCGGCGCGCCGGAGCTGGCCGACACCGTGCTGCGCTCCACCGGCCAGGCCGGCGTGCACATCGGATCCGGGGGGCGGGGCACGGTACGCGACTGCGAGATCGACGCCGTCCACGCGGCCGGCCTGCATGTGGACAGCGGCGGCGAGTTGACCGCGAGCCGCACCCATGTGACCGGCTCCGGGGCGCACGGCCTGCTGGTCGCCAACGGCGGCCGGGCGGCGCTCGACGGCTGCCAGCTGAGCGGCAGCACCGGCGACGGCGCCCGGATCGACAGCTCCGAGCAGGTCACCCTCACCGACTGCGCCGTCCGGGACAACCGCGGCGCCGGGCTCAAGCAGACCCGCGCCACCGAGCGGCTCACCGTCGAGGGGCTCAACAGCAGCGGCAACACCGCCCCGGACTCCTGGGGCGAGAGCGCGGGCGACCTCGCCGCCGAGGGGGCCGGCAGCGGGTCGGGGCAGCAGCGGGCGCAGGGCCCGTTGGCGGAGCTGGAGTCGCTCATCGGGCTGGGCGACGTCAAGCACCAGGTGCGCACCCTGATCAACCTCAACCAGCTCGCGCAGCGCCGTGCCAGCCTCGGCATGCCGGCCCCGCCGATGAGCCGCCACCTGGTCTTCTCCGGCCCGCCCGGCACCGGCAAGACCACCGTGGCCCGGCTCTACGGCGGCATCCTGGCCGAGCTGGGCGTGCTGCCCTCCGGCCATCTGGTGGAGGTCTCCCGGGCCGATCTGGTCGCCCAGGTCATCGGCGGTACGGCCATCAAGACCACCGAGGCGTTCAACGAGGCCATCGGCGGCGTGCTGTTCGTCGACGAGGCGTACACCCTCTTGTCCGACGGCAAGGGCTCCGGTGCCGACTTCGGCCGGGAGGCCATCGACACGCTGCTGAAGCTGATGGAGGACCACCGGGAGGACGTCGTGGTCATCGTCGCCGGATACACCGAGGAGATCGCTTCGTTCCTGACCTCCAACCCCGGTCTGGCCTCCCGCTTCACCCGCACCATCGAGTTCGCCAACTACTCCGTCGCCGAGCTGGTGACCATCACCGAGAGCATGTGCGAGGCGCACCGCTACGCACTGGACCCGGGCACCCTGGACGCGCTCGCCCGGCACTACGAGCGGATGCCGCGCGACGCCGGGTTCGGCAACGGCCGTGCGGCACGCCAGGTGTTCGAGGAGATGGTGGACCGGCAGGCGTACCGGCTCGGCTCGCTGGACAACCCGGCCGAGGCCGACCTGTCGCTCCTGCTGCCCGAGGACGTCGCGGACCAGGCGGCGGCCGCCCAGGCCGCGGACGGGCGCGGCTCCGCCGAGCTGCTGGCCGAACTCGACGCCATGATCGGCCTGCACGCCGTCAAGCAGGAGGTCACCGACCTGGTCAACCTGCTCTCGGCCACCCGGCAGCGGCAGGCCGTGGGCCTGCCCGTCCCGAAGATCAGCCACCATCTGGTCTTCTCCGGCCCGCCCGGTACCGGCAAGACCACCATCGCCCGGCTCTACGCGGACCTGCTGCACTCCCTCGGGGTGCTGAGCTCCGGCCGGCTCGTGGAGGTGGCCCGCGCCGATCTGGTGGGCCGCTATGTGGGCCACACCGCGCAGCTCACCAAGGAGGCGTTCGACAGCGCCCTGGGCGGCGTGCTGTTCATCGACGAGGCCTACACCCTCACGCCGGAGAACGCCGGCTCCGACTTCGGCCGGGAGGCGGTGGACACGCTGCTGAAGCTGATGGAGGACCACCGCGACGAGATCGTCGTCATCGTCGCCGGATACACCGAGGAGATGCACCGCTTCCTGGCCTCCAACCCGGGCCTGGCCTCCCGCTTCGCGCGCACGGTGGAGTTCGGGAACTACTCCACCGACGAGCTGGTGGAGATCATGAGCCGCTACGCGACGGGCTCCGGCTACGACTGCGCGCCCGAGACCCTGGAGGCGCTGCGCGCCTACCTCGACCGGCTGCCGCGCGACCGCTCGTTCGGCAACGCCCGCACCTCCCGGCAGACGCTGGAGGCGATGATGACGCGCCAGGCCCGCCGGATCGGGGCGATCGCCGCACCCAGCCTGGACGACCTGCGGCTGCTGCTGCCCTCGGACCTGCCCCAGGAGACCCGGCTGACGACGGGGTGA
- a CDS encoding S8 family serine peptidase has product MRRALSHRHPVARAVAAALLAALSLAAAAAPAAAGDIQLPTVTPVLPADAPCAKASTDKAEKQPWTRRPLGLSQAWKLSEGAGVTVAVVDTGVGTGIPALSGRVEAVGDAGEDCVGHGSFAAGLIAAAPGAGVGVAGLAPQARILAVRGTDTRGETTAGRLADGIRTAADRGAGVIYVGQAVATGKDELTAAVAHAAERGALVVAPVVPDTLPKDSNTGKPVQPAPWYWPASAPGVLSVMDYGPDGQRPQDAPRALNADLAAPGDAVVSVGPKGDGHYFGSGSSLAAAHVAGAAALVRARHPKMTAQEVARQLTVAGYPDDPPRLDPYAALTTLLTDKQGTAPRQAAAHVPAAAPSGPQNRALLIAGACGGLVLLVAGGAVVIPRGRARGWRPAGAPEAGHPAPASAEGL; this is encoded by the coding sequence ATGCGACGCGCACTCTCTCACCGTCATCCGGTGGCACGGGCGGTGGCCGCCGCACTGCTGGCCGCGCTCTCGCTGGCCGCCGCGGCGGCGCCGGCCGCCGCCGGCGACATCCAACTGCCCACTGTCACCCCGGTGCTGCCCGCCGACGCGCCGTGCGCCAAGGCGTCGACCGACAAGGCCGAGAAGCAGCCATGGACCCGCCGGCCGCTCGGGCTGTCCCAGGCCTGGAAGCTCAGCGAGGGCGCCGGGGTGACCGTCGCGGTGGTGGACACCGGCGTCGGGACCGGCATCCCCGCGCTGTCCGGCCGGGTCGAGGCGGTCGGTGACGCGGGCGAGGACTGCGTGGGCCACGGCAGCTTCGCGGCGGGCCTGATCGCCGCCGCGCCCGGTGCGGGCGTGGGGGTGGCCGGGCTCGCGCCGCAGGCCCGGATCCTGGCGGTGCGCGGCACGGACACCCGGGGCGAGACGACGGCCGGCCGGCTCGCCGACGGCATCCGCACGGCGGCCGACCGGGGAGCCGGTGTCATCTACGTCGGGCAGGCGGTGGCCACCGGCAAGGACGAGCTGACCGCCGCCGTCGCGCACGCGGCCGAGCGGGGCGCCCTCGTCGTCGCCCCGGTCGTCCCGGACACCCTCCCGAAGGACAGCAACACCGGCAAGCCGGTGCAGCCCGCGCCCTGGTACTGGCCCGCGTCCGCGCCCGGAGTGCTCTCCGTCATGGACTACGGCCCCGACGGGCAGCGTCCGCAGGACGCCCCGCGGGCGCTCAACGCGGACCTGGCGGCCCCGGGCGACGCGGTGGTCAGTGTCGGGCCCAAGGGGGACGGCCACTACTTCGGCTCCGGCTCCTCGCTGGCAGCCGCGCATGTGGCAGGTGCCGCGGCCCTCGTCCGCGCCCGGCACCCGAAGATGACGGCCCAGGAGGTCGCCCGTCAGCTCACGGTGGCCGGCTACCCGGACGACCCGCCGCGGCTCGACCCGTACGCGGCACTCACGACGCTGCTCACCGACAAGCAGGGCACCGCACCCCGGCAGGCCGCGGCGCACGTCCCGGCGGCGGCGCCGAGCGGGCCGCAGAACCGTGCGCTGCTCATCGCCGGAGCGTGCGGCGGGCTGGTGCTGCTGGTGGCCGGCGGCGCCGTGGTGATCCCGCGGGGCCGGGCCAGGGGCTGGCGGCCGGCCGGGGCGCCCGAGGCCGGGCATCCGGCCCCCGCAAGCGCCGAGGGCCTGTAG
- a CDS encoding DUF3152 domain-containing protein: MSKPRSDGTSSMSPAPPSQGNGRRRSRSRSVLLAVCGITLAAAVLGVGFVSKHHSGPGDSDARYPANGPGEFRMATASGQRIGATGRFFHYEVKVENNLAQTPKALSDEVHRILADPRGWTAGGEASFQQVTSGAHDFTVVVATPGTVDRICGQGGLDTGGEVNCRVGKNVVVNIKRWLLANPYYQHSLPDYHALTINHEVGHFLGHGHASCPAPGRPAPVMMQQIKGLHGCVPNPWPYDRHGTYLTGPPVA; this comes from the coding sequence ATGAGCAAGCCGCGGTCCGACGGGACGTCATCGATGTCACCCGCCCCGCCGTCGCAGGGCAACGGGCGCCGGCGTTCGCGGTCGCGCTCCGTGTTGCTCGCGGTGTGCGGTATCACGCTGGCCGCCGCGGTCCTGGGCGTCGGGTTCGTCTCAAAGCACCATTCCGGGCCGGGTGACTCCGACGCGCGCTACCCGGCGAACGGCCCCGGGGAATTCCGCATGGCGACCGCCTCAGGACAGCGGATCGGCGCCACGGGCCGGTTCTTCCACTACGAGGTCAAGGTGGAGAACAACCTGGCCCAGACCCCGAAGGCGCTCTCGGACGAGGTGCACCGGATCCTGGCCGATCCTCGCGGCTGGACGGCCGGTGGCGAGGCCTCCTTCCAGCAAGTCACCAGCGGTGCACACGACTTCACCGTGGTCGTCGCCACGCCCGGCACCGTGGACCGCATCTGCGGGCAAGGCGGCCTCGACACCGGGGGTGAGGTCAACTGCCGCGTCGGCAAGAACGTGGTGGTCAACATCAAGCGCTGGCTGCTGGCCAACCCGTACTACCAGCACAGCCTGCCCGACTACCACGCGCTGACGATCAACCACGAAGTGGGACACTTCCTCGGGCACGGGCACGCGTCGTGCCCCGCGCCGGGCCGGCCCGCTCCCGTGATGATGCAGCAGATCAAGGGGCTGCACGGCTGCGTACCGAACCCGTGGCCGTACGACCGCCACGGCACCTATCTCACGGGGCCGCCGGTCGCCTGA
- the eccCa gene encoding type VII secretion protein EccCa — MVLFRRPARRRGPDMPEGELTLQEPPTLPEVVPDSSAVWTYLPMAMMSVSMMLMFMRPGMTGSSGGHFMYLAIGMMVLASGAMLVGQMMRKSSERKQRLKGERRDYLRYLTQTRRKVRAAVSDQQKALAWRHPEPAALWSMVGTTRLWERRPQDEDFGEVRVAVGDQQLGLRLTPNATTPVEDLEPLSAHALRSFIRAYATVPEQPIAIYLRAWARVLLRGDEERTRSLARAMIAQLAAFHAPDDVWVALCVSDERRAEWEWVKWLPHNLHPQESDGAGPARMFVSAFNELEDLLGAEFLERPPFDPDAVAGREEPFTVIVVDGGSVPSGHRLDSSGFRNTVVLDLSGALTWRPGRVTLRFDVSEDDFSLVRTDRERKEQTTRLGRPDRFGPTGSTALAKRIAPYRMGVGADTSAPLSTTLELTTLLGISDLSRHEPQAHWQRSTGPARLRVPIAVSADGAPVELDIKESAQGGTGPHGMLIGATGSGKSELLRTLVLALALNNSSETLNFVLVDFKGGATFLGLDELPHTSAVITNLAGEAALVGRMQDALHGELMRRQELLRSAGNYTSALDYEKARASGVPLEPLPSLFVVVDEFSELLAAHREFMELFVMIGRLGRSLGVHLLLASQRLDEGRMHQLESHLSYRIGLRTFSAMESRGVLGVPDAYQLPPQPGSGYLKSGVEALTRFRAAYVSGPYQERHSSANQARVASQTVPWTSGYVVPRQLPDLPEPEPEPDEESGDTLLSVAVDRLRDAGPPAHQVWLPPLDRPATLDQILPPLTPDPELGLTTVGWPRRGRLTVPIGIVDKPFEQMRDLLTVDLSGAGGHVAIAGGPQSGKSTLVRTILTALAVTHTPREVQFFCLDFGGGTLASLSGLPHTAGVAARLESERVGRTIAEITSLLSARERFFLEHGIDSMPTFRRRRAAGEFPEQHYGDVFLVIDGWSTVRADFDRYIQTFNGIAARGLNYGVHLIVTTARWVELSAGVRDQAATHLELRMGDAMDSEIDTRRASTVPRLAGRGLTREGKLHYLGALPRIDGMESAEDLADGVAGLVSAIKESWPGQQTPQVRMLPTRLPAGQLPAPEGDMRMPIGLEENELSVVWHDFAENPHLFVVGDTESGKTNMLRLTAKAIMDRYTPAEARIMVVDYRRDLVEAIPDEYRLGHAVSIDALKDLVDGAARAVRTRLPGEEITPARMRLCDWWTGPRLFILVDDYDMLGTGIGNAPFDPLLSHLALGYEVGLHMVVARSAAGASRGLTEHLMRRLQEVNTPALLLSCPPTEGYLIGNIKGRTMAPGRATHVVRRKATQVQTALVDDGE; from the coding sequence GTGGTTCTGTTCCGCAGGCCGGCCCGCCGCCGCGGCCCGGACATGCCCGAGGGGGAGTTGACCCTCCAGGAGCCGCCGACACTGCCCGAAGTGGTGCCGGACAGCTCCGCCGTGTGGACCTATCTGCCCATGGCGATGATGTCGGTCTCCATGATGCTGATGTTCATGCGGCCGGGCATGACCGGTTCCTCCGGGGGCCACTTCATGTACCTGGCCATCGGCATGATGGTGCTGGCGTCCGGCGCGATGCTGGTCGGCCAGATGATGCGCAAGTCCAGTGAGCGCAAACAGCGGCTCAAGGGCGAGCGCCGGGACTACCTGCGCTACCTCACCCAGACCCGGCGCAAGGTGCGGGCCGCGGTGTCCGACCAGCAGAAGGCACTGGCCTGGCGGCACCCCGAACCGGCCGCGCTGTGGTCGATGGTGGGCACCACCCGGCTGTGGGAACGCCGCCCCCAGGACGAGGACTTCGGCGAGGTCCGGGTGGCCGTGGGCGACCAGCAGCTGGGTCTGCGGCTGACGCCGAACGCCACCACCCCCGTGGAGGACCTGGAGCCGCTGTCCGCGCATGCCCTGCGCAGCTTCATCCGGGCCTACGCCACCGTGCCCGAGCAGCCCATCGCCATCTATCTGCGCGCCTGGGCCCGGGTGCTGCTGCGCGGTGACGAGGAGCGCACGCGCTCCCTGGCCCGCGCCATGATCGCCCAGCTGGCGGCCTTCCACGCGCCGGACGACGTGTGGGTGGCGCTGTGCGTGTCGGATGAGCGGCGCGCCGAGTGGGAGTGGGTCAAGTGGCTCCCGCACAACCTGCACCCGCAGGAGAGCGACGGCGCCGGCCCGGCCCGGATGTTCGTCTCCGCCTTCAACGAGCTGGAGGACCTGCTCGGCGCGGAGTTCCTGGAGCGCCCGCCGTTCGACCCCGACGCGGTCGCCGGGCGCGAGGAGCCCTTCACCGTGATCGTGGTGGACGGCGGGAGCGTCCCCTCCGGACACCGGCTGGACAGCTCCGGCTTCCGCAACACCGTGGTCCTCGACCTGAGCGGGGCGCTGACCTGGCGGCCGGGCCGGGTCACGCTGCGCTTCGACGTGTCCGAGGACGACTTCTCGCTGGTGCGGACCGACCGCGAGCGCAAGGAGCAGACCACCCGGCTCGGCCGTCCCGACCGGTTCGGGCCGACCGGCTCCACCGCACTGGCCAAGCGGATCGCGCCGTACCGGATGGGGGTGGGCGCCGACACCTCCGCACCGCTGTCCACCACCTTGGAGTTGACCACGCTGCTGGGCATATCCGACCTGTCCCGCCATGAACCGCAGGCCCATTGGCAGCGCAGCACCGGCCCCGCCCGGCTGCGGGTGCCGATCGCGGTGAGCGCCGACGGCGCCCCGGTGGAGCTGGACATCAAGGAGTCGGCGCAGGGCGGCACCGGGCCGCACGGCATGCTCATCGGGGCCACCGGCTCCGGCAAGAGCGAGCTGCTGCGGACTCTGGTGCTGGCGCTGGCGCTCAACAACTCTTCCGAGACACTCAACTTCGTCCTCGTCGACTTCAAGGGCGGCGCCACCTTCCTCGGCCTGGACGAGCTGCCGCACACCTCGGCCGTCATCACCAACCTGGCCGGCGAGGCCGCGCTGGTGGGCCGGATGCAGGACGCGCTGCACGGCGAATTGATGCGGCGCCAGGAGTTGCTGCGCTCGGCGGGCAACTACACCTCGGCGCTCGACTACGAGAAGGCGCGCGCCTCCGGCGTCCCGCTGGAGCCGCTGCCCAGCCTGTTCGTCGTTGTCGACGAGTTCAGCGAGCTGCTGGCCGCGCACCGGGAGTTCATGGAGCTGTTCGTGATGATCGGGCGGCTCGGGCGCAGCCTCGGCGTCCATCTGCTGCTCGCCTCGCAGCGGCTGGACGAGGGCCGGATGCACCAGCTGGAGAGCCATCTGTCCTACCGGATCGGGCTGCGCACCTTCTCCGCCATGGAGAGCCGCGGCGTGCTCGGTGTGCCGGACGCCTACCAGCTGCCGCCGCAGCCGGGCAGCGGCTACCTCAAGTCCGGGGTGGAGGCGCTGACCCGCTTCCGCGCCGCCTATGTCTCCGGCCCGTACCAGGAGCGCCACTCCAGCGCCAACCAGGCCCGGGTGGCCAGCCAGACCGTGCCGTGGACCTCCGGCTACGTGGTGCCGCGCCAGCTGCCCGACCTTCCGGAACCCGAGCCGGAGCCGGACGAAGAGAGCGGTGACACCCTGCTGTCCGTCGCCGTGGACCGGCTGCGTGACGCCGGCCCGCCCGCCCACCAGGTGTGGCTGCCGCCGCTGGACCGGCCCGCCACCCTCGACCAGATCCTGCCGCCGCTCACCCCCGACCCCGAGCTGGGGCTGACGACCGTGGGCTGGCCGCGCCGCGGCCGGCTGACCGTGCCCATCGGCATCGTCGACAAGCCCTTCGAGCAGATGCGCGACCTGCTGACGGTCGACCTGTCCGGGGCCGGCGGCCATGTGGCCATCGCGGGCGGCCCGCAGAGCGGCAAGAGCACCCTGGTGCGCACCATCCTCACCGCCCTCGCCGTCACCCACACCCCGCGCGAGGTGCAGTTCTTCTGCCTCGACTTCGGTGGCGGCACGCTGGCCTCGCTGTCCGGACTGCCGCACACGGCCGGCGTCGCGGCGCGGCTGGAGAGCGAGCGGGTGGGTCGTACGATCGCCGAGATCACCTCGCTGCTGAGCGCGCGGGAGCGGTTCTTCCTGGAGCACGGCATCGACTCGATGCCGACCTTCCGCCGGCGCCGGGCCGCCGGGGAGTTCCCCGAGCAGCACTACGGCGACGTGTTCCTGGTCATCGACGGCTGGTCCACGGTGCGGGCGGACTTCGACCGCTACATCCAGACGTTCAACGGAATCGCGGCCCGCGGCCTCAACTACGGCGTGCACCTCATCGTCACCACGGCCCGCTGGGTCGAACTCTCCGCGGGCGTGCGCGATCAGGCGGCCACCCACCTGGAGCTGCGGATGGGCGACGCGATGGACTCCGAGATCGACACCCGGCGCGCCTCGACCGTCCCGAGGCTGGCCGGCCGAGGACTGACCCGGGAGGGCAAGCTGCACTACCTGGGCGCGCTGCCCCGCATCGACGGCATGGAGAGCGCCGAGGACCTGGCCGACGGGGTGGCCGGCCTGGTGTCCGCCATCAAGGAGAGCTGGCCCGGTCAGCAGACCCCGCAGGTGCGGATGCTGCCGACCCGGCTGCCGGCCGGGCAGCTGCCCGCGCCGGAGGGCGACATGCGGATGCCGATCGGCCTGGAGGAGAACGAACTCTCCGTGGTCTGGCACGACTTCGCCGAAAATCCCCACCTGTTCGTGGTGGGCGACACCGAGAGCGGCAAGACGAACATGCTGCGGCTGACCGCCAAGGCCATCATGGACCGCTATACCCCGGCCGAGGCCCGGATCATGGTGGTCGACTACCGCCGCGACCTGGTCGAGGCGATCCCGGACGAGTACCGCCTCGGGCACGCCGTCTCCATCGACGCGCTCAAGGACCTGGTCGACGGCGCCGCCCGCGCGGTCCGCACCCGGCTGCCGGGGGAGGAGATCACCCCGGCCCGGATGCGGCTGTGCGACTGGTGGACGGGGCCGCGGCTGTTCATCCTCGTCGACGACTACGACATGCTGGGCACCGGCATCGGCAACGCACCCTTCGACCCGCTGCTCTCGCACCTCGCGCTCGGCTACGAGGTCGGGCTGCACATGGTGGTCGCCCGCTCGGCGGCCGGCGCCAGCCGCGGTCTGACCGAGCATCTGATGCGGCGCCTCCAGGAGGTCAACACCCCGGCCCTGCTGCTGTCCTGCCCGCCGACCGAGGGCTACCTCATCGGCAACATCAAGGGCCGCACCATGGCGCCGGGACGTGCCACCCACGTCGTCCGCCGGAAGGCGACCCAGGTGCAGACGGCACTCGTGGACGACGGGGAGTGA
- the eccD gene encoding type VII secretion integral membrane protein EccD: protein MSDIQTAGLCRLTVRAPGKSVDLAVPSDVPVADLLPAVVGYGGDDLEEAGIDHGGWVLQRLGAEPMDEERTLDSYDLRDGETLYLRPRTEALPEVHLDDLVDGISTTMAASPYGWTPQAGRRLLRGLAALALAGGLVVLALPGGSVGLRAVCAAVAGLLLIAGAGSASRAVGDAGAGAALGAMAAPYLACAGWLLPGGELTGPDAHAMVGFRLLAGCAAGAGGAIVVLAAVSAFASLFLGIAVVAAFGALAGALMLTVDLAPHQVAGVVALVAVILGAFVPSLSFRMSGLRMPPLPTNAQQLQVGIEPHSPSGVAARAVLADGWMSSLYGAVGAVCAGCLGVLAWYADPAASVMVVALSLLLLLHGRGLGNAWQRLSLIIPGAVGPLLLILACAVSFAPDRRPLVVVALLALAAVVAIASWTVPGRRLVPYWGRAAEILHTLAAVSLLPLALWVLGVYGALRGLLA, encoded by the coding sequence ATGAGTGATATCCAGACGGCCGGGCTGTGCCGTCTGACGGTCCGCGCGCCCGGCAAGAGCGTCGACCTCGCGGTACCTTCCGACGTGCCCGTGGCCGACCTGCTCCCCGCCGTCGTCGGTTATGGCGGTGACGACCTCGAAGAGGCGGGGATCGACCACGGCGGCTGGGTCCTGCAACGGCTGGGCGCCGAGCCGATGGACGAGGAACGCACCCTCGACTCGTACGACCTGCGCGACGGCGAGACCCTCTACCTCAGGCCGCGCACCGAGGCGCTCCCCGAGGTCCACCTCGACGACCTGGTGGACGGTATCTCCACCACCATGGCCGCGAGTCCCTACGGCTGGACCCCGCAAGCCGGCCGCCGGCTGCTGCGCGGCCTCGCGGCCCTCGCCCTCGCCGGCGGACTGGTCGTCCTCGCGCTGCCCGGCGGATCGGTGGGGCTGCGCGCGGTGTGCGCGGCGGTGGCCGGTCTGCTGCTGATCGCCGGCGCGGGCTCGGCCAGCCGCGCCGTCGGCGACGCCGGAGCGGGCGCGGCACTGGGCGCGATGGCCGCGCCCTACCTCGCGTGCGCCGGCTGGCTGCTGCCCGGCGGCGAGCTGACCGGCCCGGACGCCCACGCGATGGTGGGCTTCCGGCTGCTGGCCGGCTGTGCGGCGGGCGCCGGCGGCGCGATCGTCGTCCTCGCGGCGGTCTCCGCCTTCGCCTCGCTGTTTCTCGGTATCGCCGTCGTCGCGGCGTTCGGCGCGCTCGCCGGGGCCCTGATGCTCACCGTGGACCTCGCACCGCACCAGGTCGCCGGGGTCGTCGCCCTGGTGGCGGTGATCCTCGGCGCGTTCGTCCCCTCGTTGTCCTTCCGGATGTCCGGGCTGCGGATGCCGCCCCTGCCCACCAACGCCCAGCAGCTGCAAGTGGGCATCGAGCCGCACTCGCCCAGCGGCGTCGCCGCTCGCGCGGTGCTCGCGGACGGCTGGATGAGTTCGCTGTACGGGGCCGTGGGCGCGGTCTGCGCCGGCTGCCTGGGCGTGCTCGCGTGGTACGCGGACCCGGCCGCCTCGGTCATGGTCGTGGCGCTGTCGCTGCTCCTGCTGCTGCACGGCCGCGGCCTGGGCAACGCCTGGCAGCGGCTCTCGCTGATCATTCCGGGCGCGGTGGGCCCGCTCCTGCTGATCCTCGCCTGCGCCGTCTCCTTCGCACCCGACCGGCGTCCGCTGGTGGTGGTCGCGCTGCTGGCCCTGGCCGCCGTCGTGGCCATCGCCTCCTGGACGGTGCCGGGCCGCAGGCTCGTGCCCTACTGGGGCCGGGCGGCGGAGATCCTGCACACCCTGGCTGCGGTCAGCCTGCTGCCGCTGGCGCTGTGGGTGCTCGGTGTGTACGGCGCCCTGCGCGGGCTGCTGGCCTGA